In the genome of Oligoflexus sp., the window CTGGGGGAAGCGAACATTCAGGTGCGTGACCTCATGAACCTGGAAGTCGGCGACATCATACAACTCGATACTGATGCCACCATGCCGCTCAACGTGATGGTCGAGGGCATTCCCAAATTTAAAGGCATCCCTGGTCTTTTGCGCGGCAATCGCGCGATCCGTATCACTGAATCCATGTTTGAAAGCTGAGGAGTCTCGCGATGGCTGATGATTTAAATCCGGAAGATTTTGGTTTAGGTGGTGATTTGGACGACGCCCTTGCGGCCGCTGCTGGCGGTGACGACGGTGGTGGTAAAGGCGGTGGGGACAAGGACGAAAATATCGTCATGACTCCCGAGGACTCGCGCCTCGCCCGTACGGACTTTTCGAAGCTGAAGATGATCCTCGATGTCCCGCTGAAAGTTTCGGTGGAACTCGGCCGCACCAAGATGCTGGTGAACGATCTTCTGCAGCTTGGTCAGGGTTCGGTGATCGAACTCGACAAGATCGCAGGGGAGCCCATGGAGATTCTGATCAACGATAAGCTCGTGGCCATGGGTGAAGTCGTGGTGGTGAACGAAAAATTCGGTGTGCGTTTGACCGACGTCGTGTCGCAGTTTGGTCTGGGTGATATGAGTCATAACGCCTGATAGAGAGGGCTTTCGCATGTTGCGGTTCTTTGCTGTGGTCTTATTGATGTTTGGTACGCGTCTTTACTCGCAGGAAACTCCGGCGAGCCCGACGCTGATGATGATGGGTCCCATCGATGGCGAATCGGATCAAAAATCATCCATCATCACCGTGCGCTATGATAGCAAACCAGGCTTCCCCAAACCCAAGGTGGAAGCCATGGGAAGCTTCATCCAGGTGACTCTGCCCAACACCATGGTGCCTAAGCCAGGGCAGTTCGTCGAGGCCAACAGTCCCTATATTCGCAAGTTCGCCGCGTTCCAGCTCGATGAGCAGACGGCGGGTTTGCGTCTCTTCGTAACCAAGGAAGCTGCGCACCTCGTCGGCGCTGTGACCACGGAT includes:
- the fliN gene encoding flagellar motor switch protein FliN, with the translated sequence MADDLNPEDFGLGGDLDDALAAAAGGDDGGGKGGGDKDENIVMTPEDSRLARTDFSKLKMILDVPLKVSVELGRTKMLVNDLLQLGQGSVIELDKIAGEPMEILINDKLVAMGEVVVVNEKFGVRLTDVVSQFGLGDMSHNA